CTAGTGCACATGGGCACCTAATGCCATTTCCTTTGCAATTTGTTGCTATGCATTGTGGTACAGTAGGATATGTTGTTGCATGTTTTACTGTCTTCATAATCATGTTAAGTGTATTTCAGATCTGAAATCTTCTATATTGATGAAaggtatggttgtgtgtgtgtgtgtgcagtaaaaACCTGACATGGAGGGACATGCAGCACTTGGTCGTGAGGACCTCTCATCCCGCCCACCTCCTCACCAACGACTGGAATACCAATGGGGTCGGCCGAAAAGGTACAGCGAGGCGTTCCATTAGCTGAGCTCGGTTGACCATCACTCCCGTGCCCTGCCAGTTACACAATGGAGACTGATCTATATTGTATTTACATCAATTGATTTAAAGTTGCCTACATTAAGAAATTACAGAAAGCCATGGATCCAAAGTTCAGGGAGAGGTTTTACTGGGCACACAGCAGGGTACATGCAATAATCTAATAGTGAAGAGGTCCTTATTGAGTTGGAACTGGAATCGTGATGAAGTAGCCTTTCAGCAGTCTATCGatctctctttttccttctctctctctgtcgctcaatCTCAGTGAGCCACTCATATGGGTATGGTCTGCTTGATGCCAGTGCGATCGTGGCTCTGGCTGAGAACTGGACCAATGTTGGGCCCCAGAAAAAATGTGTGCTGTCCATGGTGGCAGAGCCCAGgtgagctacacacacacacacacacacacacacaacagctctACCAACTCGACCTGTAATACCACTGTTTGGCTGGCAGGAGCATCAGTACTAGCTTCATAGGGATTACATTGGTTTTGGGTATAGTACAGTTAACCTACCAGGTGATTAACATATAATAAACCTATGTGATCCTTATTAGAATAGGATGCTTcaaattgtgtgtgtgagagtgtctcACGTCTTGGGCTGGGGTCGGCTGTGGAGGTGATGAGCGCTGCTGTGTGTGGGCTGGTTTGTGATGGCCCGTAGGTGTGAGAGGTGCACATGTGGGACCAAACTGTCATACCTCAGTGTGACTGCACGTCATGTTTAGATTCTGAGCATGGCACCGGGAGCCCATTGATAGGCTCTGCTGGGTTCTTGTGTGTGTGCTAGGGTGATGATATTTTGAACCTGGGGGAGCATGTTTAATAAGGGAAATAATCACTTACAGATGAGTCTCTTTCTGCTTACATGTTCTCCACGCTGTCCTGGCTGTCTCTAAACCTCTGTCGATATTttactctttcactctctcactcctttGCTCttgctctctgttcctctctcattctctttccctctgtcttgtgctccttctctcttcctctctctctatctattccCTTTacactttctctatctctctttctctctcccactttaACCCTGCCtctgctacatactgtagctgacAGGTTCCCAGCCCTGTTGTATTGTCTCTGTACTGGTCCCCAGATCACAGCCTACCACTGGAGCCTGTGTTAAAGGTGTTAGTGGCATGGTGTTTGTGCAGTGTGCATTGTAGAGTGCAAGAGGTGTtgcttctccttcactctctctgacTGTTGCGGATTAGATCCTAACATTTTAAGGGATTTAATTAGGAGGAGGCGGTGTGTTTTTACACCCAGTTCACCGATTACGGCCCGTATTTTCTATTAGCTGGACGCCATGGCTTTTGTAAAGCCtcatgccctcctctctctcctcctctgggtTCAGTTGTAGTGGATGTGTGTAAGCTGCTAAGCGGATTGGAGGGAGTCGGGGGAGCCTGGTACTTTTCTcctgtagaggacagggctgctGCAGGACCTGAGCTGCTAATCCTGTTTCAAGGCCGCAAACCCTGTGCCCTCAGCaggctctcactcacacacatacttcTCTCACACACTAGTCCAGAGAGACAGTCACACACTCATGCAGCATCACTCACACACTCAGAGAACAATTATAGTCACGCACACAGATGCTGTCACATGCTCACTCCCAGCTGTGACATCTTCCTCACAGACACCAAAAGCCAGCAACATGAGAACACAAGCCTCTTCAATCACTATGCTGTCTTTGTGGAAATGTATGTATTTGGTCATATATGCTGATGTGCTGTTTATCTGTGTGTCAGGAACATTGGGAGCCACCTGCTGATCACCAAGACAGTGGACGGCTGTGTTGGGACAGCCAACCATGTGAGCTCCCTAGAACATGCCCAGGCTCAGCTCACCCTCTCCTACAACCGCAGGGGCAACCTGGGCATCTACCTGACCAGCCCACAGGGCACCCGCTCCACACTGCTCGCTCCCaggtacacgcacgcacgcacgcacacacgcgcgcacacacacacacacacagtgtattacatacttcctgtctctcctctgcaGGCCTCATGACTACTCATCAGAGGGCTTTAATGACTGGGCTTTCATGACCACACACTCATGGGACGAGGACCCCCGGGGGGAGTGGACCCTGGAGATGGTAAACGTGGCAGGGGCCAGCGACTACGGTAAGACACCTCATTTACTACCTTATTTGCTATTGTTATGTCTGGAACATTGTCTGggagctcagagagagaaagagagtgacagGGTTTCTGTTAGTGCAGCCGTGTCTGACTAGCAGTGTCACtgaaagaatgtgtgtgtgacgGGATGTATGCTTGTATTTGCATTTATCTGTGCGTCATGTGTTTGATTCATTGATGTACTGCGTGTGAGAGTGCGTGCATGTGCAGTAAGTGCTTGAATTATGTGTTAATGAATTTCATAGTGTGCGTCAGTGCATGTGTGCATCTACGTCATTCATGTGttgatgattgtgtgtgtgtgagatgcttCCAGACCGCTAACAGGGAGTGTTTTATGCACGGGGCAGCAGTGTCTGTGCCTGGAGAGCTTTCCTTTTGATCTCCTTTATACAAAATGTCAGAGACTGCCTGTCTAGCTCCACACACCCACCTCTAAATCGGCTTCATTAAACCAGGGAGAGTAAATCAAGCAGGGGAGTGGAGGGCCCTGCTGTCTGGCCCAGGCTAACCCAGGCTGATCCAGAATAACTATGACCTAAGGCCCATCCAGGCCCTCTCAGACAATCTTTTTGGGGTTTATTTGTAGTCCTCTCTTGCTCTTTCattttgttttctttctctcactcctcccctccctccctccctctggctgTAGACCCTCTCAAAGGGCTTGTCGTATAAATGGCTCTCCCGGGAAGTGTTGTTCTGAACTAACGGGTCTATAGAGAAACACCAGAATGAATACTTATACATTTAATGCTTTACTTCTAGGAATATTTTTCTGTCATTCCATCCAGGAAATCCAAGAATATAAAAGGAGCAGGACAGAAGCTGCAATTACAGAACCTACCCTGAGCCTGAGCCAAAGCCTTGCTGGTGTAGACGGTGGCTTGGAGATCTGTGCTGTTGTTGCTTATGTgtaacactctctctccctccctcggtcTAGGCACTCTGACCCAGTTCACCTTGGTGCTGTATGGTACAGGCTCAGACTCTCCCAGCTCCACAGCCAAGGACCTCTCTCAGCCCAGTAAGGGCAGCTGTAAGACTTTTGACCTACAGCAGATCTGCATTGGTAAGAATGTtactgttggttactgtaagagAATGTACATTCTGTACCTAGGGTTAGGCAACTAGGGTCTCGAAGAGCTGTGGTGTGCCCAGGCTTTTGTTCCTGCACAGCACAAATGCACCTAATTTCTAATGGATCAAAAGTCTGCCCCACTGTGGCTCTACATGCTTCAGTTACCTACCCCTACCCTAAGCCTAAATTTAATGAACAGGTACATTTACACTGCACACTGTACAGGTAAGACCGGAGAGATTAAACACTGGCTCGCATATCAAAAGTGTATGGCTTGTATAGGTTAAACCCTAGTGCAGGAGTCTCCAACAGGTAGATCGTGAGCTACCAGCAGCTCGCAGCCCACCTATGATAAGCTTGCCAATGaattctgaaagtacatgcaTTTTTTCATGTGTTCCATCACAAACTGTGAGGCTCCCTCCCGGCTACTATCTAATCAAAGGcacattgacattatcccacccctggttagccactGTTGACTTAAAAATCCAACTCAATTAAATGTGAACAAACATTTAACCTCACAGAACTAGgctatatcatgattatttgtatCAATTGGGTGGCCATTGCTTTGCAAACTCTGCCATGTTCTATAGACATCAACACTTGTcttctgatgtggtttaagcattgacATGGACACCATTTTCATTGTTTCTTTATGAATAATTGTTATATTGAgagtaaaaaatacaattaaactgCGAGAAGTGAATTTAGAAAATACAAAACACAATTTTATGGGGCCTGTCATGACAAATACTGTTTATTAACCATTATATTACCTGGGTATATTGACAGAAAGCACAAATCTTGTTCACTAAGGATCCGGGGAAGAGTTGCATGGTAGAGGATAATAAAAGAATGTGCCTTTTTAAAAGCTGTAAAAAAAGAGTAGGTTGTGACAtgtttacatttttaaaagtagcttTCATGCTTGAGTTTGGAGACCACTGCCCTAGAATAagactgggagagacaggaaCAGTCTGACCCCTGCAGGATCCCCTGGGTATCGCAATTGAACACTTGTTGGTATACTATCAGATAGTGAGTGGCGTAATGGCATAGATGTAGGTTGTGAAGCAAGAACTCTGGATGGTTGAGTTTGTTGATCAGCTCGTCCTCAGAGACATCTACTGCGATAAAGTAAACATGGGGGCAGATTAGCGAGGACTGCATTTTCCGCGCTAAACTAAGACGCACCTCCAACACACAATTCTGCCCCAAAACAatcctaaaaacaggacaggtAAAACAATAAAAATGGCATTATGGAATGGACAACCAGTTGGTTACATTGGTTTCAAGTTTGTATCTGTACATATTTGACGAGCTGATCATAGTGAAAAATAAAATACTTCTGCATTAGCCGTTGTGTTAACAAATTGACTCTCATTGCAAATAGGCCCAGGATAACTCCTGATAAAGTTGGGTAACTTAGTCATGggaatcaggactaataaagcAACTGCCTGTTTTAGGAACAGTAGGCCTACCAAatggatgggcattcataaaattccATTTCAGGCCGACACTGTAGGCTAAACCCCACCGACTGACACTGACATCAATTGGGTgtctttttttggtcctgtcCGGACCAGTCTCTTGATTTCCACGCCCACGGATGTAGATTTTTggtccggaccaaatctgaaccaattatagacGTCTATATTTGGTTTGgtctgggcctcccgagtggtgcagtggtctatgGCACAGCATTGCAGTGCTAGTTGTGCCACTAAAGATTTGgggtttgaatccaggctctgtcgcagccggtcgtgactgggagacccataattgccccagcgtcgtccgggttagggagggtttggccggcatggatgtccttgtcccaacacacactagcgactcctgtggcgcagTGCACGTTGACATGGTGcgcggtgtttcctctgacacattggtgcgtctggcttccgggttaaatgggcattgtgtcaagaagcagtgtggcttggttgggttgtgtttcgcaggacacacggctctcgaaattcgcctctcccgagtccgtatgggagttgcagcgatgagacaagactaactaccaattggataccacgaaattggggagaaaaaccgggggggggggggacctaacAAATGTAAAAATTTGGTTTGGTCCGGACCGACCTTCATTTGGTCCCAACATAGACGGCTGGCTATAAATGACATATTTTTTAACTTTCATTAAGAACTGAAATTTTACCTGATTTCAACatctggaaaataagtattttaaacatctggaaaatatgtattttcacctttcattcagaacctaaaaTGAACCTCACTTCAACGTCTGGAAAATACTTCATTAATGGGACTATTCTAGTTTTGTGGGGGTATAGGAGGAGGGTGGGAAAGCAGAACGGCCAGGACCGGGCCTGGCTGTGATCACATTCAGCCAGTTAGTAGATGACAACTCTTATTAGTGCAGCCAGACCAGCCCTGTAGACATACTGTATCATTTGTGTTGGAATTTCATCCATACTGctccctcttccccctttccTCTTGCCTCTGTCATCAACCCCTTCTCCCTCAACACTCTGTCTACTcccaccctcttcctctctcttccttcctctccttcctctgtcatCAACCCCTTCTCCCTCAACACCCTGTCACTACTcccaccctcttcctctctcttccttcctcttgcCTGTCATCAACCCCTCCTCCCTCAACACTGTCACTACTCCcaccctcttcctctgtcctcctcttttCCTGCTGTCCCCTTTCATTTgatccttcctttctctcccacCCACTTCAACTCTTTCAACAGGGAGAGAATGACAACTGATTATGAACCTAGTAATTAGATTGGGGTAATGGCCTGTCTGACCGTGTAGGCTGGAGGGAATGCGCCTTGGGTGGATGCGGAGTGGAGGTGTGGAGCctcagtagctgtgtgtgtgagattagCTTTCCAAATCATTGGGGGAGATAAGGAGTCACAGGGTGCTGCAGTGATAACACACTAATGCCACTGCCAAACTGTTCACATGGATGTGCAGACCTAGTACAGATAAATGCTTCAGAGCTTATTAGAAAGTCCATATATCTGCAATATTATTTCCAACTGGGTTGGCAAAGCACGGCTCAGGGCATAGATATGCTACAGTGCATTTCTCCTCAGATTGATGAGGGATTTACACACGTTGCATTTGTCTCGGCACACAATCTGCACAGCTCATCAACACATTCACACTCCAAACAGTTTGCGGCAGGAAACTGTTCATTCTAGCAGAAGCTACATCAACATTATGCAGCTTAAGTTGAGGGCACATTCACAGGCTCATGATTTTAATGCCCCAGAATGAGGCGACGCGTAATGTGCTGCATGATTGTCGTGGCAGACTATTCAAATACAGTTCACATATTTGAAGCTTTGTGTGAACTATATCCATTTATGTTAGTGGTTGTGCACTAACCGTGTTAAATGAAGAATTTGAAAACCAGCAGTACTAAAATATGTCtgtttctcctcttgtctccttgTATGTAGAGTGCAATGCTGGCTACTACCTCTTCCAGCAGGGCTGTGTGAGGGGCTGTCCAGCCGGCTACACCGCAGGCTCCCAGCTCCTCAGTTACACCATGGGGAACTCTGTGGATCCAGCCTCGGTCCCCTCCTGCCTGCCCTGCCAACCCCCCTGCCTGACCTGCAGCGGCCTCAGCCCCAGCGCCTGCCTCTCCTGCCCCCCTCACAGCCACCTGGACCCTGTGTCCAGCACCTGCCTGCACCTCAACCAGATCCAGAGGGAGTCCCCCGGCAACTTCATGGTGGGCCAGGGCAACAGCGGTCCCCGCCCAGAGCTCAGCTCCCGCCTGCCCGTCACCATCGCCGTGCTCAGCTGCATGATCATCATGGCCACCTTCGCTGGGGTGTTCGTTCTGCTGCAGCTGAGATCTGGAGTCCTGGCCAAACTGCCCTCACTGGAGGAGGCCGGCTCAGGCCTGAGGGGGGGCTTCGGCCTGGGGGGCAGCAGCAGAATGGTGTCGTACCGCGGTATCCCTACAGTGTGGGGGGACGAGGGGGTGAACACTGACTCCGACAATGACGAGTTTGACGTCCACAATGAGAAGACTGCCTTTATCAAAACACAAAGTGCTCTTTAACCCCCTCCTGTCTTCAAATTCCTTCTTTCTACAGCCTCTCCCCCCCAATCACTCTGAGTCGTCTAATTCCGGGTTCCCTGTCCTCCTCATGGTCTCCTCTGGTTTCTCTTTCCCTGTTTCACTCCCTCGTTCTTCCTCTCGTCGGGTTTTATTCCCCAGGTTTAGTGTTCCACTCTGTAGTGGGTGACGTGATGCGAGACTGGAGTCACGCGGAACAGGGATGGCCTGGGCGCGCTCGGCGCTCGCTTCACACTCGGGTGCTTTTCTATTAAACTGTCTCTCCGTGCCCTTTCGCCCTCAATCACCATCAGACAGAGTGTTTTCTGAACACAGCCCATTTCCCGGACGGCTCCAGGGTTTCCCTGTCACAATAAACAAACCATTATtgtttgctctctccctccttttttttccttcttcaGTTCCAGTGCAGTAGCCAGATGAGATTGTAAATTGGgggtacactgtgtgtgtgtgtgtgtgtgtgtgttttgagtggACAGTAAGATCCGGTCAGGTTCTGAGAAGCCACAGTGGACTCGTCAAAGTCCCACGGTTTTGGTGAATCAGCCCCAGGCCCTCCCAGAGCTGCGGAGTGTCCATGCTGCAGTATGACTGTGTCTCTCTCAGCTCTGGCTGGATACAAGGCAACGAGTCCATGAGACTAGCAACGCTCACTCTACCCCCAGCATGGGGGGTCGGGCCGAGTGCTCGCTCGCTGCCAGATCTCCAAAGATAGGTCAGCAGTTCACCTAGCTAGGCCGCCACACTTTACTGGGCCTCAGATTTTTGACCAAAATAATATTGCCTCTATGATTAAAACCCCATTCCCAAGGAAAAAAGTACCTAGGACTAATTAAATTGGCTTTCCACTTAAGTATTTTAATTGCTCAGCTTCTGAGGGTGAGCGTGTTAGTGAGATGTATTGTGGATGGGGCTCAGTACAGTAGAAGTGACTTTTAACACAAGGGTTTCTCTGAGCAGCTATACAGGTAGTGAGAGGAGTGTGTGATAGAGAGAAGGGTTTTACGCactgcagaggagagagaataacACAGTCTGGCCATGATTACCGGACGGGgcactctactctctctactctgctgCTCTTTTAATGCTGTTCATCACACACACTTTGCACTATGTTAGTCttatgtgtctgagtgtgtctgagtgtgtgccgGCCAAGTGTGTGAGCAGGTGTCCAGTTGAGCAAAAGGAAGGAATGACCACATTAGGAATACTAAGGATGTGGTTGTGTTTGTCAGCTGAGTTATGATACTGGTTGGCCTATGTAGTTTCCCTGTCTGCTGTTCTTTAAAGAACTGCCTATTTCAAAGAACTGAGGTTGGCTATAATAAGCAAACTTCTTTTAACATCTTTTATCTGTCTATGAGACTTATCACAGCTTCTCTCCACTCGCCCTCCAGTCGTCATCAGGGGTGTCGATGCAAACTACAGATAATCTGTTTCATATACTTGCCAATGAATTATATCCTGAATGACACTACAGCTCAGATGTGTTCCAAGGGAGTTTTTTTTCTATTCAAACTGTGTCTTTATTGAAAAACTTGAGTGAATATTTGGCTGCATATCTTCCTTCTACAATCTTCTGTACCTCATTAATTCATCCATTGGACAAATATTGGATCCATCTTTTTTTCCTTTATGTTGAAGTTATTTTTCATTTCCAGCAGATAATAGGGGGCTTCGCTGAGAGGGGTTGTCATAGTGACAACATGCATAAAAGATTGATGCAGCTGCTCATCCCGTCCTCACTCGGATCACACAGCAGAGTATATGTGTTACATAGCGATGATGAAGGATTATATAGGTCAAAGGTGAAAGCTTTTCAGAAAAGGATATTTCATTTGACCCGTAGGAGTTTTCCTTTCACTGATTTACACTTCTACAGTAATAATAAGACTGAAATGTCTATCTACAGTGCCAGGGCTGTAGGGCTGCATTCTCGCtctgttatttctctctctctcctcccctactctgtCTTGGCACAACTTAAATGTAAATGAATATATCCTGATTTATGCCCTCTGAATATATTGTTTTCAGGATTGTTTTTtaaggtggtggtgggggtggggggtggggggggtgatcCCTGTGCTTTAAATCTTATGTAATTATAAACATTGCTGAGGAAGACTTCATCTTCAATACACAGATTGGGGAGTTGCTATCCTCTGAATGCAAAGTAATGACGGCCAACTTTGAGCAAAATATGTAATTATTACAGAgatggaatagtgtgccatttagcCCTGGCTGATGTAAGGTGCAGTAATGCTGTCATTGATGATAATTTTTTCCCTTAAAATTAAGTAGTAACCGATAAATCCTAAGAGATTTTTCTTCCTACCAGAATTATAGTTGAGCCGCGGCTGAGGCAATCATTTGAATGCCCCAACGTACTTCCCCCACTTACATTCGTTTCATCTAAGTTGGTCACTCCTGAATGTGGAAATCTCTATTGCATTATAACAGTATGTCTAAGGAAACGGACAGCTGCTGGGGAGGAGGTTGCGCCCTTTGCAGTGCAGCCTCAATACTACATCTGACTGCAGCAGAGTTTCTGGCATTACCAAAGACAGGGCAATTTAGAGTTGTGTACAGTTCTGCTTCAGATTGCTGAGCCTGAGTTAGGGAGATGACGCAATCTGAGGTTTTCTATATGCATTGATTCATAAATCAGATGACTGTCCTCTtttcttttaatttttttttttatttttagctcTTTCTGTTATTCCTGCTTTTTAATGCAGAGAcctttccctctccaccccctgcTTGGTGTCGGTGGTGGAGCAGAGACATTCTGTATGCTGAGATGCAGGGTTGGATGTGGAGGGAGCAGATTGAGAATGTATCCCATCCCCATACACTAAAGGGCtgaatgaggctgtgtgtgtgtgtgtgtgtgtgtgtgttataactaCAGAAGAAACACACTCATGGGGGTTAAACAGAGCTCTGGACATACGGATCATCCAGCTCTGTCCACCTCTCCACACCTCTCCTTATCAAGTCTTTGGCCTGGGGCTACATATTATACCTTACAGAAACAGTGACCAATGAATAATGTAAAAGAATGACTACCTTAGATGGGACAGAACTCTAAAATAAGGCCTATTTTTGTACTATATATGGTGCAGTGTAATTTTCTTGTaatttaaagattttttttttgctCTTGTTAAATTTGTCCTTTTTATTTAATTGATAGATTCTATAAAAAATAAAGATCTATGCAAACTTGAGGATTTGTCATGTGCTTTTCTATGTGATTAATGGTTGGCTGTATTTCAAGAATCAATATCTTCTGTCTAGCTAGATTGAATTGAGTAGAGTACTTTATTTCACCTGAGTGCTGTGCTCCAGTACAATGACAGTTCATATATAGAGTCAAAGGATAGCTCTACAGGAGTTGGACAATTGTGGTAAATGAAAGTAAAAGTATAACTGTTTCTTACATCCGCAGTACTGTGTATCACACCAGAAGAGCTACAGCATGTGGCCTCCacccagggttgggtaggttactttcttaACATAATCCGTTAATTACTAAATAGAAACGTCTCTTCAGGACCCTGTCTATAAAAGAtcattagtaaaaatccaaataacttcatagatcttcattgtaaagggtttaaacacagtttcccatgcttgttcaatgaaccataaacaagtaatgaacatgcacctgtggaacagttgttaagacactaacagcttacagacggtaggccattaaggtcacagttatgaaaacttaggacactgaagaggcctttctactgactctggggaaaaacaccaaaagaaagatgcccagggtccctactcatctgcgtgaatgtgcattaggcatgctgcaaggaggcatgaggactgcagatgtggctaggtcaataaattgcaatgtcagtactgtgagacgcctaagacagcgctacagggagacaggacggacagctgatcgtcctcgcagtggcagaccacatgtaacaacacctgcacaggatcggtacatctgaacatcacacctgtgggacgggtacaggatgacaacaactgcacgagttacaccaggaacgcacaatccttcccatcagtgctcagactgtccgcaataggctgagagaggctggacttgagggcttgtaggcctgttgtaaggcacgtcctcaccagacatcatcggcaacaatgtcgcctatgggcacaaacccaccgttgctggaccagacaggactggcaaaaattgctgttcactgacgagttgcggttttgtctcaccaggagtgatggtcggatttgcgtttatcgtcgaaagaatgagcgttacactgaagcctgtactctggagcgggatcgatttggaggtggagggtccgtcatggtctggggcggtgtgtcaatctcaacgctgtgcgttacagggaacaTCCTCATCCCTCATGTGGTATCATcccccttcctgcaggctcattctgacatggtcctccagcatgacaatgccagatactgttacttttgattttgaccaccccccacccctttgttcagggacacattattcaatttttgTTAGTCACATCTGTGGAActttgttcagtttgtctgttgttgaatcttatgttcatacaactatttacacatgttaagtttgctgaaaataaacacagttgacagtgagaggacgtttctttttttgctgagtttagttgtccaaattgtaatcagtaacgtaacttttggccaacgttacccaaactcagtaacgtacaTTCAGTTACTTCTGGaatactttccccttaagaggcacaGGTTAACGTTtttcgtcatgaatcttgttctggaggcagctatGCAGAGTGGTCACTAATTGCCACAGTcataaaatatgattttaaacctaacattaaccacacTGTTAATGCCGAAGcttaaattaaaaacaaaaagcGTATTTTTGGGGTTTCATTAATTTTTACACTATTGGCTGCAGCTGACCCAGCGGAAATCGCTCAGCTCTGCGTCGAGGACAAGACTCATCTCATTAAACGTCAACCTGTTAAGATGCATTAGAAAAAAACTAAAATGAAtattaccaattgaacaacatccATTGCAGGATAAATTAGAGTTGGCCATAAATGGATGTTGCATTTTACTTGATGGGTTGGTGacgtaggcttcttctaaccaaTTGCTTTCTACTACAGATAATACTATTACgctatatctttacattaaaaaaacaccAGTCTGTCAGATTTCCGGTCATTCCAATTAATttaataccccttgatcttcaagaataggatttGGAtatatagattagccaaattgttttacctcagcataaccccaaaactaaggactaaTTAGCCTACTCTGTTTATGATTTATTTTGATGTTATGGAGGATTGATTAGGCTCATTGCTTTGAGTTGAAAAAGTAAACGCTGCTCTcgggaatggcatgctttgaacACTCCCAAAAAGCGCTTTTTTGCATGTGAAAACTGGAACCGAGGTAAAGAGTTTCAAGTTGGATATTCAACGCTTTTAACCCTCAATagctttcaaaccacttgagcTTTCAAACCACAACTTTGCACAGGTCTTATTTTCACGATTTGTACATTCATTCGCATTCCAaagctaataaacatgtggaaatgtgAGCAGCATTTTGTATTCCTAGTTGAATTAGTTAGGGAGCATAAACAAAGTACAAACTATTTATACATTAGAAATTCAATAGCTCCCTGGTTGTGACCTACTtgactcaaacaaggttcagaatgtccactgtctacccttctatattgcacaccctttggTTTGttcattttcatctcacatgttt
This sequence is a window from Oncorhynchus clarkii lewisi isolate Uvic-CL-2024 chromosome 26, UVic_Ocla_1.0, whole genome shotgun sequence. Protein-coding genes within it:
- the LOC139384681 gene encoding furin-1-like; the protein is MALGLPSSSMGPWSRLAERLLLGLLLVSGLGMALGQRVYTNTWAVHIAGGPHEADLIASKHGFVNHGNVFGDIYHFRHRSVEKRSLSDHRGTHVRLQKEPQVTWAEQQVVKSRKKRDIYTEPSDPKFTQQWYLYNANHRDLNAKGAWELGYTGKGVVVSILDDGIEKNHPDLISNYDPDASYDVNDGDPDPQPRYTQLNDNRHGTRCAGEVAAMANNGICGVGVAYNAKIGGVRMLDGEVTDVVEAQSLSLNPQHIHIYSASWGPEDDGKTVDGPAKLAKEAFLRGVTEGRGGLGSIFVWASGNGGREKDSCNCDGYTNSIYTLSISSSTQNGNVPWYSEACSSTLATTYSSGNLNEKQIVTTDLRQKCTDTHTGTSASAPLAAGIIALALEANKNLTWRDMQHLVVRTSHPAHLLTNDWNTNGVGRKVSHSYGYGLLDASAIVALAENWTNVGPQKKCVLSMVAEPRNIGSHLLITKTVDGCVGTANHVSSLEHAQAQLTLSYNRRGNLGIYLTSPQGTRSTLLAPRPHDYSSEGFNDWAFMTTHSWDEDPRGEWTLEMVNVAGASDYGTLTQFTLVLYGTGSDSPSSTAKDLSQPSKGSCKTFDLQQICIECNAGYYLFQQGCVRGCPAGYTAGSQLLSYTMGNSVDPASVPSCLPCQPPCLTCSGLSPSACLSCPPHSHLDPVSSTCLHLNQIQRESPGNFMVGQGNSGPRPELSSRLPVTIAVLSCMIIMATFAGVFVLLQLRSGVLAKLPSLEEAGSGLRGGFGLGGSSRMVSYRGIPTVWGDEGVNTDSDNDEFDVHNEKTAFIKTQSAL